The Arachis ipaensis cultivar K30076 chromosome B07, Araip1.1, whole genome shotgun sequence genome includes a window with the following:
- the LOC107606301 gene encoding uncharacterized protein LOC107606301 has translation MGEFQRSRSYANGERMQIDSYYGAPRPLPHDFRSYSVSYVQTQGGVNNRDLKLKKGKSISGSISKSWSFGDPELQRKKRVASYKMYSVEGKVKRSLRNSFRWLKNKYSKVVYGW, from the coding sequence ATGGGGGAGTTTCAGAGATCAAGATCCTATGCAAATGGGGAAAGGATGCAGATAGATAGCTACTATGGTGCACCTAGACCTCTTCCTCATGATTTCAGGAGCTATAGTGTTTCATATGTTCAAACTCAAGGTGGTGTTAATAATAGGGACTTGAAGCTGAAGAAAGGGAAAAGCATTTCAGGTTCTATTTCCAAGTCTTGGAGCTTTGGTGATCCTGAACTTCAGAGGAAGAAGAGGGTTGCTAGCTATAAGATGTATTCTGTGGAAGGAAAAGTCAAACGTTCCCTCAGAAACAGTTTTAGGTGGCTTAAGAACAAGTACTCCAAGGTTGTTTATGGTTGGTAG
- the LOC107606302 gene encoding probable magnesium transporter NIPA9 translates to MWESIVLTVVATAGNNVGKILQKKGTLILPPLSFKLKVIKAYASNKTWLIGFLMDIIGALLMLRALSLAPVSVIQPVSGSGLAILSIFSHFYLKEVMNIVDWVGITLAGFGTIGVGAGGEEQEAAALSILCVPWLAFVVFILFILLNAWLRICKRHRREQEMMEYDVVEEIIYGLESGILFGMASVISKMGFLFLEQGFPSLLVPMCIIISVFFSGAGLFYQTRGLKHGRAIIVSTCAAVASILTGVLAGMLALGERLPSAPKARFALLLGWLLIIVGVVLLVGSKRLVRFLRVPSRRVKNYGTRRAGTSHIKEPSPTAVVQAATLNHLLSSTSKEKA, encoded by the exons ATGTGGGAATCTATCGTTTTGACGGTGGTTGCCACCGCCGGCAACAACGTCGGCAAGATCCTTCAGAAGAAGGGCACACTCAttctcccccctctctctttCAAGCTCAAG GTCATAAAGGCATATGCTTCAAACAAAACCTGGTTGATAGGTTTTCTTATGGACATAATTGGGGCACTGTTGATGTTAAGGGCACTTTCTCTAGCTCCT GTCTCTGTTATCCAACCAGTTTCTGGCAGTGGACTGGCCATTCTTTCAATCTTTTCTCATTTTTATCTTAAGGAAGTCATGAATATTGTTGATTGGGTTGGCATTACCTTGGCAGGTTTTGGCACAATAG GAGTTGGTGCTGGAGGTGAGGAGCAAGAGGCTGCTGCTCTATCCATTTTATGTGTACCGTGGCTGGCATTTGTCGTTTTCATCTTGTTT ATACTACTTAATGCATGGCTTCGTATATGCAAACGTCATCGCAGAGAACAAGAGATG ATGGAATATGATGTTGTTGAGGAAATCATATATGGCTTGGAATCTGGAATTCTGTTTGG GATGGCTTCTGTAATTTCAAAGATGGGATTTTTATTCCTGGAGCAAGGTTTCCCCAGCCTGTTGGTTCCTATGTGCATCATCATCAGTGTATTCTTTAGTGGTGCAGGCTTATTCTACCAG ACACGCGGCCTAAAGCATGGGAGGGCTATTATAGTTTCTACATGTGCAGCTGTGGCATCAATTTTGACTGGTGTACTTGCTGGGATGCTTGCTTTAGGCGAGCGACTCCCTTCAGCCCCAAAAGCTCGTTTCGCACTTCTTCTTGGATG GCTGCTTATCATTGTTGGCGTGGTTTTACTTGTGGGTTCAAAAAGGCTGGTGAGATTTCTTAGAGTTCCTTCGCGCCGTGTTAAGAATTATGGCACTCGAAGAGCCGGGACATCCCATATCAAGGAACCAAGCCCGACTGCTGTCGTTCAAGCAGCAACGTTGAATCATTTACtatcatcaacttcaaaagaaaaAGCTTGA
- the LOC107606303 gene encoding cytokinin riboside 5'-monophosphate phosphoribohydrolase LOG8: protein MEEGYPTSKFKRVCVFCGSNSGNREVFSDAAIQLGNELVKRNIDLVYGGGSVGLMGLISQRVYDGGCHVLGIIPKALMPLEISGETVGEVRIVSDMHERKAAMSQEADAFVALPGGYGTMEELLEMITWAQLGIHKKPVGLLNVDGYYNCLLALFDNGVKEGFIKPGARNIVVSAPSAKELMMKMEQYTPSHEHVAPHESWEMKQLGNYPGQENSE from the exons ATGGAGGAAGGGTACCCCACAAGCAAGTTTAAGAGGGTGTGTGTCTTCTGCGGCAGCAACTCCGGCAACCGTGAAGTCTTCAGCGACGCTGCGATTCAATTAGGCAATGAACTG GTTAAGCGGAATATAGACTTGGTGTATGGTGGGGGCAGTGTTGGATTAATGGGCTTAATATCTCAGAGGGTGTATGATGGAGGATGCCATGTTCTAGG GATCATTCCAAAAGCTTTAATGCCTCTTGag ATATCAGGTGAAACAGTGGGTGAAGTAAGAATTGTTTCTGATATGCATGAGCGTAAAGCTGCAATGTCTCAAGAAGCTGATGCATTTGTTGCTCTCCCTG GAGGATATGGAACCATGGAAGAGCTGTTGGAAATGAtaacttgggcccaacttgggatTCATAAAAAACCG GTTGGTCTACTGAATGTTGATGGTTACTATAACTGTTTGCTTGCACTATTTGACAATGGTGTTAAAGAAGGATTCATTAAGCCGGGTGCGCGAAATATAGTTGTTTCTGCTCCATCAGCCAAAGAACTTATGATGAAGATGGAG caATATACTCCTTCACATGAGCATGTTGCCCCTCATGAGAGCTGGGAGATGAAGCAATTAGGTAATTAtccaggacaagaaaactcagaGTGA
- the LOC107607944 gene encoding uncharacterized protein LOC107607944, which yields MEMFNKACLEIHDLPTEAVIMDLVNGLRERPFSHSISKRHPSSLSDVQERPEKYINMEKNSRLREPSWRIGHPHQSKEKEKEPKKKEEVRTERPRIYHSYTPLRVSLVDVYRKICHTEKLPPPRPIKNKKGGSRNEDCEYHKLYGHSTSDCYDLKNMIEKLVIEGRLDRYLMKRSDNHGKRKRDDEGHGQRSPPPQTPERHIHMTSGDLREEG from the coding sequence ATGGAAATGTTCAATAAAGCGTGCTTGGAAATCCATGACTTACCCACTGAAGCAGTGATAATGGACCTAGTCAATGGACTCCGAGAAAGACCCTTCTCTCATTCCATCTCAAAGAGACACCCGTCTTCTTTAAGTGATGTACAAGAACGAcctgagaagtacatcaacatggagaaaaactccaggttacgaGAACCGAGTTGGCGGATAGGGCACCCCcaccaatcaaaagaaaaagagaaggagcccaagaaaaaggaagaagtcaGAACTGAAAGGCCTAGGATATATCACTCTTACACTCCTCTGCGGGTTTCCCTAGTCGATGTATATAGGAAAATTTGTCACACTGAAAAGCTTCCTCCCCCACGACCCATCAAGAACAAAAAAGGGGGAAGTCGTAATGAAGACTGTGAATACCATAAATTGTATGGACACTCTACTAGTGATTGTTACGACCtaaaaaatatgatagaaaaGCTGGTCATAGAAGGTCGGCTAGATAGATATCTCATGaaaaggtcggacaatcatggaaaaagaaaaagagatgatgAAGGTCATGGACAAAGAAGTCCACCCCCGCAAACTCCAGAACGACATATTCATATGACATCGggggatttgcgggaggagggttga